The nucleotide window TCGGCGCAGTTTCCGGGTACCGACGGGCTGTTTGAGGTTCTGAACAACCACGCCCCGCTGATCAGCGCCCTGAAGTCGGGCAACATCACGGTGACGGGGGCTGCCGGCCGCGAATCCTTCCGCATCGAAGGTGGCGTGGTGGAAGTGCTCCGCAACAATGTGATTGTACTGGCCGAAGGCGTAGTGGCATAAGCTGCTATTTCCTCCAATTTTTGAAGCCCCACATCTGGCAACAGGTGCGGGGCTTTTTTGTGGCTGGTACTCACAGACGGAACAGCAGTGGTGGGGCTGGAAAAAGGATGCAATTTGAGTAGCTTGCGATACTCCTTCAATCCTTATTGGTGCCTTATTTATGCGTAAGATCCTGGCAGTTTCCCTGCTGACCCTGGTCTCCCTTACCGGCTATGCCCAGACGTATCAGATTGATTTTCGGCGAGCCATGCAGACCCAGGATACGGCCAAGGTCCGAAAGGTGCTGACCACCTGGCAGCAGAAGAAGCCGCAGGACCCGGACTGGTACGTAGCCAACTTTAACTATCTGCTAAAGAAAGCCTACCGGGTTGAAGTAAGCTCAAACCCGGGCAAGCCGGGCGGTCTAGTGTTCAGCAAGCCCAACGGGGAAGCGGCCGGCTCCATCAGTGAGGGCTACGAGCCAACGCTGCTGGCTGCCGCACGCACCACGCTGCGCGAAGGAATTCGGGTGGCCCCGACCGGCTGGATATGCGCTTTGGCTTGGCTAAGACCTACGAGATGACCGGGGAGGCAGCGGGGGAAATTGAGGTGCTGACGGCCGCGCTGGCCGACCGGCAAGCCAGCAATAAACCCTGGCGGTGGAAGGACGGAGCCGCTTTGCCCGCGGCGGAAAAAGTTTTTGTGCCCGAGAGCATGGAGGAATACATGTTGCCCTACTGGCAGATGCAGAATTCTGAGGCCGATGAAGTGGTGCGCCAACTGGCTGAACTACTGGGCAAGTACTACCCGGAAAGCTCCTTGGCTCCGTTTAATCTGGGTACGTACTACGCGCAAAATAAGCAGTGGCAGAAGTCGTTGGAGCTGTTTGAGCAGGCCAACACCCGCAAGCCCAACGACTGGCAAACCTTGGCTAACTTGACCAAGGTGGAAATTGAGCTGGGCCACAAGACTCA belongs to Hymenobacter cellulosilyticus and includes:
- the atpC gene encoding ATP synthase F1 subunit epsilon; the encoded protein is MHLEIITPDRKVFEGDVVSAQFPGTDGLFEVLNNHAPLISALKSGNITVTGAAGRESFRIEGGVVEVLRNNVIVLAEGVVA